The proteins below are encoded in one region of Epinephelus lanceolatus isolate andai-2023 chromosome 7, ASM4190304v1, whole genome shotgun sequence:
- the hrh2a gene encoding histamine receptor H2a, which produces MLSQVLLGAILSLLILLTVGGNVLVCLAVCASRRLRCLTNCFIVSLAVTDLLLGLLVLPFSALLQLTNEWPLGPSFCNFYISMDVMLCTASILTLLAISVDRYLAVTMPLRYASLVLPWRVAVAMASVWTVSVAVSFLPIQMGWNTVNGTVQNYGPWAQEGRCRFELNRPYALTDSLLTFYLPLVAMCWTYLQILRIARAQAKRIVSARPNSSTSNNCRNNPSSSITLVTSITAVALREHKATMTLAAVIGAFVVCWLPYFILFTVLGLEENPDPSKVPSFPVVLWLGYANSAFNPILYGALNRDFRSAYSHLLRCRCPSYSGWRSRQPSPTVTAAREQLTEVTLLCGHTPATCRAGLAEQNFMLQEMNSGTSTATIQIANGTAATDVNGNERSC; this is translated from the exons ATGTTGTCACAAGTGCTGTTGGGTGCCATACTGTCCCTCCTCATCCTTCTGACTGTCGGCGGTAATGTGCTGGTGTGCCTGGCTGTCTGCGCCTCTCGACGCCTCCGCTGCCTCACCAACTGCTTCATTGTGTCTCTAGCTGTGACAGACTTGCTGCTCGGCCTCTTGGTTCTCCCTTTCTCCGCCCTCCTCCAGCTCACCAACGAGTGGCCGCTCGGCCCATCCTTCTGCAACTTCTACATCTCCATGGATGTCATGCTGTGCACTGCCTCCATCCTCACCCTCCTGGCCATCAGTGTGGACCGCTACCTGGCAGTGACCATGCCTCTGAGATACGCCTCACTGGTGTTGCCATGGAGAGTTGCTGTGGCCATGGCCAGTGTTTGGACAGTGTCCGTGGCCGTGTCTTTCTTGCCCATCCAAATGGGGTGGAATACTGTAAATGGCACGGTGCAGAACTATGGGCCTTGGGCTCAAGAGGGGAGATGCCGCTTTGAGCTGAACAGACCCTACGCCCTCACTGACTCTCTGCTCACTTTCTATCTGCCTCTGGTGGCTATGTGCTGGACCTACCTCCAAATACTTCGGATTGCACGGGCACAGGCCAAACGCATTGTCAGTGCCCGACCCAATAGCAGCACGAGTAACAACTGCAGGAACAATCCTTCCAGCAGTATCACTTTGGTTACCAGTATTACAGCAGTGGCTCTGCGGGAGCACAAAGCCACAATGACACTGGCAGCAGTGATAGGGGCTTTTGTTGTATGCTGGCTGCCGTATTTTATCCTCTTCACAGTGTTGGGCCTGGAGGAGAATCCAGACCCAAGCAAAGTACCATCATTCCCTGTTGTGTTGTGGCTGGGTTACGCCAACTCAGCCTTTAACCCTATCCTCTATGGAGCCCTCAACAGGGACTTTAGGTCAGCCTACAGTCATCTACTGAGATGTCGATGCCCTTCTTACAGTGGGTGGAGGAGCCGACAGCCATCTCCCACTGTGACAGCAG CCAGAGAGCAGCTTACAGAGGTGACACTGCTGTGTGGCCACACCCCCGCCACCTGCAGGGCAGGTCTAGCAGAGCAAAACTTTATGCTTCAAGAAATGAACAGCGGGACATCCACAGCTACTATCCAAATTGCAAATGGCACTGCTGCCACAGATGTCAATGGCAATGAAAG GTCGTGCTGA